From the genome of Caretta caretta isolate rCarCar2 chromosome 27, rCarCar1.hap1, whole genome shotgun sequence, one region includes:
- the SRCIN1 gene encoding SRC kinase signaling inhibitor 1 isoform X9: MLLVVQWHLIPTKTRALWCKVLYRPSKSLPSERQQQHKLGQTRSSRHSQGSQPALADQAKLSFASAESLETMSEAELPIGFNRMNRFRQSLPLSRSTSQTKLRSPGVLFLQFGDETRRVHITHEISSMDTLHALIVHMFPQKLTMGMLKSSNTAILIKDESRNVFYELEDVRDIQDRSIIKIYRKEPLYASFPASHITNGDLRREMVYTSRESSPTRRLNTMSPASHLPSGSPPPVLQSSSPSRSRMSYSGGRPPSYAGSPVHHGERLSNLPPAPGVSPSPSAILERRDVKPDEDLAGKNMVLVKNEGLYADPYGMVHEGRLSITSTQSLAGMGDPFAYAGGLYKRGSVRSLSTYSAAALQTELEDSLYKPNAQIYSDTYGPSLGFRMPPSSPQKMADGRLVDVQQGQSPHSPYSGPSSRSSPVRQSFRKDSCSSVFMESPVSKPRNPSSSGPPELFPGPGDRPLSGFSPPVPAKDTETRERMEAMEKQIASLTGLVQSALLRGSEGETPSEKTDATNGGTPPSAPASRSCSGTPIPAPSHPSATSTPAGQPTAITRLHMQLHLHDLQQNASDLRNQLQQLKKLQLQNQETVKTMLRRTETEISVRVMDTMRKQEDPLQRQRSLVEEERLRYLNEEELITQQLNDLEKSVEKIQKDNHRLVPVQELEEKAVVLKQLGETLTELKAHFPSLQSKMRVVLRVEVEAVKFLKEEPHRLDGLLKRCKMVTDTLTQIRRQVDESMWAQSNNLSQSPKKVAPETDFSKGLDFEVPTSPPMNLHDLTASTDTLGTPGFGHGPPQLPKSNNPSRAPEMVPAKTQTGPETPGRRSVDKAVSVEAAERDWEEKRAALTQYSAKDINRLLEETQAELMKAIPDLEFAAKHKQAAGSAASTPEHKPPKPQHAQKATAKIDPNGRRGSDELTVPRYRTEKPSKSPPPPPPRRSFPSSHGLTTTRTGEVIVTSKKDSSFMKKAESEELEPQKPQVKLRRTVSEVTRPASTPPIIASAIKDDDEEDRIIAELEVFQRSSGSPFIPKFRCDRLAAAVSPAPADLWPSGAALAAEGWKAAAASQPDAGTDSRRQPSVQESASPASPAIPLPQIVLTEWVPDLPSPEADLEVAAETGSCQRTSSDREVGMEGSPHVEPTQAMAETERNLEGLGLLPSSPENQAEREETSLIRVPSGFLKQALSVPGSSQASPVQPGGAPEGEMIAFLVTNTPTQALSEDGGNPLLAGEELGTLDAGEEGSCETMAYGPVVCVEDKPLIDLLKEATDPEVGSEKVSVTDEGEGSKAAVGFHGDVTEPKARRTNPSSERMPPTSEDPSEASKQAQREDLTSCPASKCPTPRPRSFPGKDPNYQVSEQLTIQPPEEHISASSRSSKHSATSGQRTLDRFAVGEETKAASNTGGSPAEREHDLDLEGQTKEDMSPLGFANLSSHEICECTYQRLDSLEETIRELEMTINEINIHPSAEFIFRRELLGQLGSQDDSGLKEGLGDLEHSCWCARTTDSEQGEADAPRRSSLSRTKPPLLPKPQLPLDSPKSGGVSIPAMKMVNPASRLKQSQQASPDKSKHIKQRMEYMRIQGPQQSAKNFTPPVSRASSNDDGARRQNLPHLVQGGPEQKQKAVDRGREGVGGGAASEDVSETRRSDC, encoded by the exons ACAAGAAGTTCGCGGCactcccagggctcccagcccgcCCTGGCCGATCAAGCCAAACTCTCCTTCGCCTCAGCGGAGTCCCTGGAAACCATGTCTGAAGCCGAGCTGCCCATTGGATTCAACAGGATGAACCGGTTCCGGCAAAGCTTGCCTTTGTCCCGCTCCACCAGCCAAACCAAGCTCCGGTCACCAG GGGTCCTTTTCCTGCAGTTTGGGGACGAGACGAGGCGTGTCCACATCACCCACGAGATCAGCAGCATGGACACACTGCACGCCCTCATCGTCCACATGTTCCCCCAGAAGCTAACCATGGGGATGCTGAAATCGTCCAACACCGCCATCCTGATCAAGGACGAGTCGCGCAATGTCTTCTACGAGCTGGAGGACGTCAG GGACATCCAGGACAGAAGCATCATCAAAATCTACCGCAAAGAGCCCCTCTatgcctccttcccagcctcgcACATCACCAATGGGGACCTGAGG CGGGAGATGGTTTATACCTCCAGGGAGTCATCCCCCACCCGCCGGCTGAACACCATGTCCCCAGCTTCCCACCTCCCCTCCGGCTCCCCTCCACCTGTGCTCCAGTCTTCCTCCCCGTCCCGCTCCCGCATGTCCTACAGTGGCGGGCGCCCACCCTCCTATGCCGGCAGCCCCGTACACCACGGCGAGCGCCTCTCCAACCTGCCGCCCGCCCCGGGCGTGTCGCCCAGCCCCAGCGCCATCCTGGAGCGCCGGGACGTCAAGCCGGACGAAGACCTGGCTGGCAAGAACATGGTGCTGGTGAAGAACGAGGGGCTGTACGCTGACCCCTATGGCATGGTGCACGAGGGCCGGCTCAGCATCACCTCCACGCAGTCCCTGGCCGGCATGGGCGACCCCTTTGCCTACGCCGGGGGGCTCTACAAACGGGGCTCGGTCCGCTCCCTCAGCACCTACTCGGCGGCTGCCCTGCAGACGGAGCTGGAGGACAGCCTGTACAAGCCCAACGCCCAGATCTACAGCGACACCTACGGGCCCAGCCTCGGCTTCCGCATGCCCCCGTCCTCGCCGCAGAAGATGGCCGACGGCCGGCTGGTGGACGTCCAGCAGGGGCAGAGCCCTCACAGCCCCTACTCGGGGCCGTCCAGCAGGTCCTCGCCCGTCCGCCAGTCCTTCCGCAAAGACTCCTGCTCCTCAGTCTTCATGGAGAGCCCCGTCAGCAAGCCCCGGAACCCCAGCTCCTCGGGCCCCCCCGAACTCTTCCCAGGCCCTGGGGATCGACCCCTGTCAGGGTTCAGCCCTCCTGTGCCTGCCAAGGATACGGAAACAAG GGAACGGATGGAAGCCATGGAGAAGCAGATCGCCAGCCTGACAGGGCTGGTGCAGAGCGCGCTGCTCCGGGGCTCCGAGGGCGAGACCCCCAG CGAGAAGACGGACGCCACCAATGGAGGGACACCCCCGTCAGCAC CCGCCAGCCGGAGCTGCTCGGGGACGCCGATCCCTGCCCCCTCGCACCCCTCCGCCACCAGCACCCCGGCCGGGCAGCCGACGGCCATCACCCGCCTGCACATGCAGCTCCACCTCCACGACCTGCAGCAGAACGCCAGCGACCTCCGCAACCAGCTGCAGCAGCTGAAGAAGCTGCAG CTGCAGAACCAGGAGACAGTGAAGACGATGCTGCGGCGGACGGAGACGGAGATCAGCGTGCGGGTGATGGACACCATGCGCAAGCAGGAGGACCCCCTGCAGCGCCAGCGCAGCCTGGTGGAGGAGGAGCGGCTCCGCTACCTGAACGAGGAAGAGCTAATTACCCAGCAGTTAAA CGACCTGGAGAAGTCGGTGGAGAAGATTCAGAAGGACAATCACCGGCTCGTCCCTgtgcaggagctggaggagaaggcCGTGGTGCTGAAACAGCTGGGGGAGACGCTCACAGAACTGAAGG ctcacttcccCAGCCTGCAGAGCAAGATGCGGGTGGTGCTCCGGGTAGAGGTGGAGGCCGTGAAGTTCCTCAAGGAGGAGCCGCACCGGCTGGACGGCCTGCTGAAGCGCTGCAAGATGGTGACAGACACCCTCACCCAGATCCGCAG GCAAGTGGATGAGAGCATGTGGGCTCAGTCCAACAACCTGAGCCAGTCCCCGAAGAAGGTGGCGCCAGAGACCGATTTCAGCAAGGGTCTGGATTTCGAGGTCCCCACCAGCCCCCCGATGAACCTCCATGACCTGACCGCCTCCACAGATACCCTGGGCACACCGGGCTTCGGGCATGGTCCCCCGCAACTCCCTAAGAGCAATAACCCCTCCCGAGCTCCGGAGATGGTGCCGGCCAAGACCCAGACAGGCCCCGAGACTCCCGGCAGGAGGAGCGTGGACAAGGCCGTGTCTGTAGAG GCCGCCGAGCGGGACTGGGAGGAGAAGAGGGCGGCGCTGACCCAATACAGCGCCAAGGACATTAACCGCCTCCTGGAGGAGACCCAGGCCGAGCTCATGAAGGCCATCCCCGACCTGGAGTTTGCCGCCAAGCACAAGCAGGCCGCCGGCAGCGCCGCCTCCACGCCTGAGCACAAGCCCCCCAAGCCGCAGCACGCACAGAAAGCCACCGCCAAAATCGACCCCAATGGCCGCAGGGGCTCAg ATGAGCTGACAGTCCCCAGGTATCGGACTGAGAAGCCCTCGAAATCGCCGCCTCCCCCCCCTCCTCGACggagcttcccctcctcccatgggCTGACCACCACCCGCACCGGTGAGGTGATCGTCACCAGCAAGAAGGACTCCAGCTTCATGAAG AAGGCGGAGTCGGAGGAGTTGGAGCCCCAGAAGCCCCAGGTGAAGCTGAGGCGGACGGTGTCGGAGGTCACCAGGCCCGCGTCCACCCCACCCATCATTGCCTCAGCCATCAAGGACGACGACGAGGAGGACCGGATCATCGCCGAGCTGGAG gtgtttcagagaAGCTCTGGCTCCCCATTTATCCCCAAGTTCCGCTGCGACCGGCTCGCAGCCGCCGTCTCCCCTGCTCCCGCAGACTTGTGGCCCAGTGGGGCCGCCCTTGCAGCCGAAGGATGGAAG GCTGCAGCGGCCAGCCAGCCCGATGCTGGAACAGACTCCAGGCGCCAGCCGTCAGTCCAG GAATCGGCCTCTCCAGCCAGCCCAGCTATCCCCCTCCCTCAGATTGTGCTCACCGAGTGGGTGCCTGACCTGCCTTCGCCGGAAGCAGACCTGGAGGTGGCTGCAGAAACAGGCAGCTGTCAGCGCACTTCCAGCGACAGAGAGGTGGGAATGGAAGGATCTCCACATGTGGAGCCTACACAGGCCATGGCGGAAACAGAGAGAAACTTGGAGGGACTGGGGCTCTTGCCAAGCAGCCCTGAGAACCAGGCCGAAAGGGAGGAAACCTCTCTCATCCGGGTGCCATCTGGTTTCTTAAAGCAGGCTCTGTCGGTGCCTGGAAGCAGCCAAGCCTCACCTGTCCAGCCTGGAGGCGCTCCAGAAGGAGAAATGATAGCATTCTTAGTGACAAACACCCCAACTCAGGCTCTGTCAGAGGATGGAGGGAACCCCCTTCTGGCAGGAGAAGAGCTTGGGACGTTGGACGCCGGAGAGGAAGGCAGCTGCGAGACTATGGCCTATGGGCCAGTTGTCTGTGTGGAAGACAAACCCCTCATCGATCTCTTGAAAGAAGCCACGGACCCTGAAGTGGGTTCCGAGAAGGTCTCCGTCACTGACGAAGGCGAAGGGTCTAAAGCGGCCGTGGGATTTCATGGCGATGTTACAGAACCCAAAGCCAGGAGAACCAATCCAAGCTCGGAGAGGATGCCCCCCACTTCAGAAGACCCCAGTGAGGCTAGCAAGCAGGCGCAAAGGGAAGACCTCACTAGCTGTCCAGCCTCAAAGTGTCCAACGCCAAGACCAAGATCTTTCCCAGGCAAAGATCCAAACTACCAGGTGTCTGAACAACTCACGATACAGCCTCCTGAGGAGCACATCAGTGCTTCATCAAGATCCAGCAAGCATAGCGCCACCTCTGGACAGAGAACGCTAGACCGATTTGCGGTTGGAGAGGAGACCAAGGCAGCCTCGAATACTGGAGGGTCCCCAGCAGAGAGAGAGCACGACCTGGACCTAGAAGGCCAAACCAAAGAGGACATGTCTCCTCTCGGCTTTGCAAACCTAAGCAGCCATGAGATTTGTGAATGCACATACCAAAGACTGGACAGCCTTGAAGAAACTATCCGTGAGCTGGAGATGACCATTAATGAAATCAATATTCACCCATCAGCTGAATTTATATTTCGGAGAGAGCTGCTAGGACAGTTGGGGTCTCAGGATGACAGTGGGCTAAAGGAGGGCTTGGGGGACCTTGAACACAGTTGCTGGTGTGCCAGGACCACGGATTCAGAACAGGGTGAGGCTGATGCTCCCAGAAGGTCATCTCTGAGCAGGACCAAGCCACCTCTGCTACCCAAGCCGCAGCTTCCGCTCGACAGTCCTAAG
- the SRCIN1 gene encoding SRC kinase signaling inhibitor 1 isoform X14, protein MHCPAFHFLFDPERTSTHMISADDAEYPREYRTLGNGTRRFSNVGLVHTSERRHTVIAAQSLEALTGLQKAEMDRKRDAFMDHLKNKYPQHALAIRGQQERIRDQQPNYWSFKTRSSRHSQGSQPALADQAKLSFASAESLETMSEAELPIGFNRMNRFRQSLPLSRSTSQTKLRSPGVLFLQFGDETRRVHITHEISSMDTLHALIVHMFPQKLTMGMLKSSNTAILIKDESRNVFYELEDVRDIQDRSIIKIYRKEPLYASFPASHITNGDLRREMVYTSRESSPTRRLNTMSPASHLPSGSPPPVLQSSSPSRSRMSYSGGRPPSYAGSPVHHGERLSNLPPAPGVSPSPSAILERRDVKPDEDLAGKNMVLVKNEGLYADPYGMVHEGRLSITSTQSLAGMGDPFAYAGGLYKRGSVRSLSTYSAAALQTELEDSLYKPNAQIYSDTYGPSLGFRMPPSSPQKMADGRLVDVQQGQSPHSPYSGPSSRSSPVRQSFRKDSCSSVFMESPVSKPRNPSSSGPPELFPGPGDRPLSGFSPPVPAKDTETRERMEAMEKQIASLTGLVQSALLRGSEGETPSEKTDATNGGTPPSAPASRSCSGTPIPAPSHPSATSTPAGQPTAITRLHMQLHLHDLQQNASDLRNQLQQLKKLQLQNQETVKTMLRRTETEISVRVMDTMRKQEDPLQRQRSLVEEERLRYLNEEELITQQLNDLEKSVEKIQKDNHRLVPVQELEEKAVVLKQLGETLTELKAHFPSLQSKMRVVLRVEVEAVKFLKEEPHRLDGLLKRCKMVTDTLTQIRRQVDESMWAQSNNLSQSPKKVAPETDFSKGLDFEVPTSPPMNLHDLTASTDTLGTPGFGHGPPQLPKSNNPSRAPEMVPAKTQTGPETPGRRSVDKAVSVEAAERDWEEKRAALTQYSAKDINRLLEETQAELMKAIPDLEFAAKHKQAAGSAASTPEHKPPKPQHAQKATAKIDPNGRRGSDELTVPRYRTEKPSKSPPPPPPRRSFPSSHGLTTTRTGEVIVTSKKDSSFMKKAESEELEPQKPQVKLRRTVSEVTRPASTPPIIASAIKDDDEEDRIIAELEVFQRSSGSPFIPKFRCDRLAAAVSPAPADLWPSGAALAAEGWKDKSRHALGIQPASKRAGPLQAAGRLLQGVTLLGAFPLEL, encoded by the exons ACAAGAAGTTCGCGGCactcccagggctcccagcccgcCCTGGCCGATCAAGCCAAACTCTCCTTCGCCTCAGCGGAGTCCCTGGAAACCATGTCTGAAGCCGAGCTGCCCATTGGATTCAACAGGATGAACCGGTTCCGGCAAAGCTTGCCTTTGTCCCGCTCCACCAGCCAAACCAAGCTCCGGTCACCAG GGGTCCTTTTCCTGCAGTTTGGGGACGAGACGAGGCGTGTCCACATCACCCACGAGATCAGCAGCATGGACACACTGCACGCCCTCATCGTCCACATGTTCCCCCAGAAGCTAACCATGGGGATGCTGAAATCGTCCAACACCGCCATCCTGATCAAGGACGAGTCGCGCAATGTCTTCTACGAGCTGGAGGACGTCAG GGACATCCAGGACAGAAGCATCATCAAAATCTACCGCAAAGAGCCCCTCTatgcctccttcccagcctcgcACATCACCAATGGGGACCTGAGG CGGGAGATGGTTTATACCTCCAGGGAGTCATCCCCCACCCGCCGGCTGAACACCATGTCCCCAGCTTCCCACCTCCCCTCCGGCTCCCCTCCACCTGTGCTCCAGTCTTCCTCCCCGTCCCGCTCCCGCATGTCCTACAGTGGCGGGCGCCCACCCTCCTATGCCGGCAGCCCCGTACACCACGGCGAGCGCCTCTCCAACCTGCCGCCCGCCCCGGGCGTGTCGCCCAGCCCCAGCGCCATCCTGGAGCGCCGGGACGTCAAGCCGGACGAAGACCTGGCTGGCAAGAACATGGTGCTGGTGAAGAACGAGGGGCTGTACGCTGACCCCTATGGCATGGTGCACGAGGGCCGGCTCAGCATCACCTCCACGCAGTCCCTGGCCGGCATGGGCGACCCCTTTGCCTACGCCGGGGGGCTCTACAAACGGGGCTCGGTCCGCTCCCTCAGCACCTACTCGGCGGCTGCCCTGCAGACGGAGCTGGAGGACAGCCTGTACAAGCCCAACGCCCAGATCTACAGCGACACCTACGGGCCCAGCCTCGGCTTCCGCATGCCCCCGTCCTCGCCGCAGAAGATGGCCGACGGCCGGCTGGTGGACGTCCAGCAGGGGCAGAGCCCTCACAGCCCCTACTCGGGGCCGTCCAGCAGGTCCTCGCCCGTCCGCCAGTCCTTCCGCAAAGACTCCTGCTCCTCAGTCTTCATGGAGAGCCCCGTCAGCAAGCCCCGGAACCCCAGCTCCTCGGGCCCCCCCGAACTCTTCCCAGGCCCTGGGGATCGACCCCTGTCAGGGTTCAGCCCTCCTGTGCCTGCCAAGGATACGGAAACAAG GGAACGGATGGAAGCCATGGAGAAGCAGATCGCCAGCCTGACAGGGCTGGTGCAGAGCGCGCTGCTCCGGGGCTCCGAGGGCGAGACCCCCAG CGAGAAGACGGACGCCACCAATGGAGGGACACCCCCGTCAGCAC CCGCCAGCCGGAGCTGCTCGGGGACGCCGATCCCTGCCCCCTCGCACCCCTCCGCCACCAGCACCCCGGCCGGGCAGCCGACGGCCATCACCCGCCTGCACATGCAGCTCCACCTCCACGACCTGCAGCAGAACGCCAGCGACCTCCGCAACCAGCTGCAGCAGCTGAAGAAGCTGCAG CTGCAGAACCAGGAGACAGTGAAGACGATGCTGCGGCGGACGGAGACGGAGATCAGCGTGCGGGTGATGGACACCATGCGCAAGCAGGAGGACCCCCTGCAGCGCCAGCGCAGCCTGGTGGAGGAGGAGCGGCTCCGCTACCTGAACGAGGAAGAGCTAATTACCCAGCAGTTAAA CGACCTGGAGAAGTCGGTGGAGAAGATTCAGAAGGACAATCACCGGCTCGTCCCTgtgcaggagctggaggagaaggcCGTGGTGCTGAAACAGCTGGGGGAGACGCTCACAGAACTGAAGG ctcacttcccCAGCCTGCAGAGCAAGATGCGGGTGGTGCTCCGGGTAGAGGTGGAGGCCGTGAAGTTCCTCAAGGAGGAGCCGCACCGGCTGGACGGCCTGCTGAAGCGCTGCAAGATGGTGACAGACACCCTCACCCAGATCCGCAG GCAAGTGGATGAGAGCATGTGGGCTCAGTCCAACAACCTGAGCCAGTCCCCGAAGAAGGTGGCGCCAGAGACCGATTTCAGCAAGGGTCTGGATTTCGAGGTCCCCACCAGCCCCCCGATGAACCTCCATGACCTGACCGCCTCCACAGATACCCTGGGCACACCGGGCTTCGGGCATGGTCCCCCGCAACTCCCTAAGAGCAATAACCCCTCCCGAGCTCCGGAGATGGTGCCGGCCAAGACCCAGACAGGCCCCGAGACTCCCGGCAGGAGGAGCGTGGACAAGGCCGTGTCTGTAGAG GCCGCCGAGCGGGACTGGGAGGAGAAGAGGGCGGCGCTGACCCAATACAGCGCCAAGGACATTAACCGCCTCCTGGAGGAGACCCAGGCCGAGCTCATGAAGGCCATCCCCGACCTGGAGTTTGCCGCCAAGCACAAGCAGGCCGCCGGCAGCGCCGCCTCCACGCCTGAGCACAAGCCCCCCAAGCCGCAGCACGCACAGAAAGCCACCGCCAAAATCGACCCCAATGGCCGCAGGGGCTCAg ATGAGCTGACAGTCCCCAGGTATCGGACTGAGAAGCCCTCGAAATCGCCGCCTCCCCCCCCTCCTCGACggagcttcccctcctcccatgggCTGACCACCACCCGCACCGGTGAGGTGATCGTCACCAGCAAGAAGGACTCCAGCTTCATGAAG AAGGCGGAGTCGGAGGAGTTGGAGCCCCAGAAGCCCCAGGTGAAGCTGAGGCGGACGGTGTCGGAGGTCACCAGGCCCGCGTCCACCCCACCCATCATTGCCTCAGCCATCAAGGACGACGACGAGGAGGACCGGATCATCGCCGAGCTGGAG gtgtttcagagaAGCTCTGGCTCCCCATTTATCCCCAAGTTCCGCTGCGACCGGCTCGCAGCCGCCGTCTCCCCTGCTCCCGCAGACTTGTGGCCCAGTGGGGCCGCCCTTGCAGCCGAAGGATGGAAG GACAAGAGCCGTCACGCCCTGGGGATCCAGCCAGCCAGCAAGAgagctgggcccctccaggctgcagggaggctgctgcagggagtAACTCTCCTCGGGGCCTTCCCTTTGGAGCTGTGA